A region of the Chitinispirillales bacterium ANBcel5 genome:
TTAATAAAGGTAATTTTTGTCAGCTCGTTAACATCGATTTGAGTGAATACAATGAGTTGATCTTCATCAATTTCATACCCCCCAAAGAATATACTTTCATCTTCGTATTCTACATATAACCTACCTTCACGATAGGTCCCATTTACTACTTCGTCCAGTTTAAATTCTCCGTTAACGGTAAATTCAATAACAGGTACGCTGTATAGGGGAACTTCTCTCAGGTCAGACATCGACTCTCCTGATTCCATCTTTACAGCTTCCCATACTCCAATAACACCCTGCTCGCTACCTGATGAATCGCGGTCTGAAGAAGATGATGGGTTTAAGCAGCTGTTAATGGTAAGTACCACTATTACCATAAAAGTAAAAGAGAGCGTTTTTCTGCAATTCATGGATAAACCACCTTTCAAAAAGTGTGATTTTTGTTTTAAATAGAACGCTAAAATTAACAAGTTCACCTTAGCTATAACTGTACTTTTTACAGCGGGTATACTTAACTGAAAAAGGTCCTTTATGTTTCTGTCTAAATAGGATAACTAGCTAAGAAAAAGCTTATATGATATTTGAATTAGCAATAAAAGCCCCAGTTTTATGCTCGCTTAGGCTTTAGATTCCCAGAGTTTAAAGAGTATATATCTTGTTTCATAAACTACAAACAGAACAAAAGGATTTTTGTGTTGGTAGGTGATAGTTCCGTTTGGGTTTCCATGCTGCTGCAAGCTACTCGCTTTATTTAGGACCTTATTCTGTTCAGACAAGCTACTCTAACAAACACCGTACATGGAGACTGTACCAGCAGTTTTACTGTTCATTATAAGATAACCTAAGTTGCTTATGTTAAAAACTGTGCTACCTGTAAGGCTCGACCCTTACAGCTTTAGGCGTCGAACCTATCCATTTACCTTTACCTTTGAACCTGAATTTAAGTATCAGATTCAAAGTAGAAGTTTTGGGTACTATTAGTGTGAGCGGATTGCTTCAGGAGCCATTTGAACTGTCCTGGCAAAAGAAAAGCGAGATACGTTTTTCAAGCCATAATGTCAAAAATCAAACAATTCAGCTAGTCAAATTTTGAGCAGCAGTGGTGACCTGGTAGTGTTTAACAGGATAAAAGTTGGCGTTGTAACCATCAGATCCCAAATTCATTTTTTTTGATCTTTAATTTTCTATGACCCCAGCTTTTTAATCACCTCTTTAGCCAGCCTTTCGCTGTAACTGGTTGGATCCCAGTACCCATCAGTCCACCCTTTTAAGAAACGATAAAAATCGGTCCAGGCAACCGGGTATAAAACACGCCAATTTTCTTCTAAGGCATTAAGATCGATGGCTTTATTTCGCAGTAAAAGAGCTTTACGCAGTACCGAAAAATAATAATCAAGCATGGGTTTAACAAGCCGTTCACAGGTAGCTTCAGGAAAACAGCTGTCCAGAAAATACGCTACGTCTTTCATTCCACATCCCCCGCCTACATATTGAAAGTCAATAGCAGCCACCGATTTTCCATTTTTGCTGAAACAAAAATTTGCAAGTTTAGCATCTCCATGCACAATTGTCTGAAACGGGCTTTGACGAAGCTTTGTGTCGATAGCTAGTGCAGCTTTTTTAAGTGATTGATCACCGAGTCGATTGAGTTCCTCTTTTCTGGTGGCCAGATGCCAGTAAGTGCCCGTTTTCCAAAGCCCCCGAGGTTTTTCTGCCATAAAAGCAGCATGAAAATGCGCTAACCACCTGAGCCCTGTTTGAGCAATCTGTTGGTTAGCGGATCTGTGTTGTTTTGAAAATCCCGAATCAGTTAAATCCTCAAGAACTACTACTATTTCCGATTGTTCTGCGTGAGTGCCAAGACAGCAAGGAATACGGCAGTATTGATTACAGTTAGAAGCAAACTGTTGGTACCACCGAAGTTCAATCTGGTAGGATCGCATTTTTCGGTTGTGTGATGTAGGAGAGGAAATAGCTTTAGCATCAGGGTATCGTATGTGTTTAACAATTACCTGATCGGTGGTTGCGTTTTTCAGTTGTAGGCGCAGAATCTGACCATAACCACTCCAAAGGGTTTGAATGTTTCTGCAGGTAAGGATTTTTTGTGCGCCGGTTAATTTTTTTACGACATTTTCAACTAATGAGTTCATGAGTTTTTGATAGTTATGAGAGGTTTATGAGAGTTAGAGTAGTAAAAATAGTACATTGGAGGTATTGGAAGTAAGGTACGGACTGTTTTTTTATTTTTAATGTCTGTATTTTTTAGGTACGGACTTTCGTTTTTGGAAGAAGACAAGGTACGGACCGCCTTTTAGTACTTTTAATTCCAAAACCAACACTTCAAATAAAACAAACTAATTGCAATTAGATTTTTTTTTATTTTGGGAAGCAAAATTCTAAATATTGTAATCTCAATGCCGTCTTTTACCGTGTGTAGCCTCCTTACATTTGGCTTTATCTTTGCTTTATTTTCTCGCTAACCATTTACATCACTCCCACCAAAAACAAGAGGTCGATATGCCAACGACAAGACGTATTGAATCACCAGGTGCGTTAGCTCACATAATGGCTCATTCCATAGATCAACGAGAGCTTTTTGTTGACGATTCTGATAGAAACGACTTTCTTCAAAGACTTAAAGAGGGGTTAAGGAAGACTGGATATAAGTGCTACGCCTGGACATTGATGGATAACCATTACCACCTACTCGTCAGAACAAATTATCTACCTATGAGTAAACTCATGCGAGCACTAAATGGAGGATATGCTCAGTATTACAATAAAAAACATAAAAGGCGGGGATATCTGTTTCAAAACCGATTTAAATCAGTAATTTGTCAGGACCAGGGATATGCTGCTCAATTAATCAAATACATTCATCTCAACCCCCTTAGGGCCGGTAAAGTTAAGTCTTTAGAACAATTAGAAAGATACTCATGGTGTGGACATGGATTTTTGCTTGGAAACCCTGGATCCATGGGTGAGAGTTTTCAGGACAGAGATGAGTGCCTGGTCCGATTTGGCAATGATGAACTAGCGGGGGTAAATAATTATAAGGCCTTTTGCGATGACAATTTTTGTTTTGATAGCTTGAAAAGTGCGGGAAAATTACCAGAAGAGTATAATATGGAAATAAAAATATCGTGCAAAGGTTGGCCTGCTGTGATAGGAGACCCCCATTTCGTAAGAAACGCTCTTGAAAAATACAAAAATAATCTCAACAGAAAACACCGTGTTTCAGATTATCCCTTAATACTTCAAACTATCATGGAATCGGTATGTAATGAATACAAAATCAAACCCAGTGACGTGTTCAAACGTGGTAGGCTGAATAAAATCACAGACGCTCGCGCCAAGTTTTGTTTTTTAGCACACAAAGTGGAACTAATTCCGTGTACTGTAATTGCAGAATATCTTAGTATCAGCATTGGATCTGTAATACGTCTATCTGAACAGGAAGACAAAAATAAAAAGGCATTGCATCAAAATCCAGTTTTATAGCATTAGTTGAAGTACCTGTAACACCTATTCTCTTTTTTCCCTCAAACCCCTCTTTAATTGGTCTCCATATAATGCCCTTCAAATGCGCCGAGACCAATTATTTATAATATACCAATTAAGAATAAAACACATTACTACTCATACTACATCGTATTACTAATGTATAAAGTAAGGCCTGAGGTGAATTTGGTCCTTTGGGTTTATCAAAACTTGTGTTCAGTTACATATTTTCTGGAGAAAGCACTAAAAACAGTCCGTACCCAATTCCAGAGAAAAGCATTAAACACAGTCCGTCCCTCTTCCCCCCACCAAATAAAAAAGCCCAAGGACATATCTCCCCGGGCTCAACTCTATCTCCACTCACATCCTAAACAACTAAGCGATCTTCTTATCCTTCTTAAATGAATACACCGGCTCAGATTCCTTTAAAATTACCCCTCTGGTAACCATAACCTCTTTTACATCATCCCGTGATGGAATATCATACATCACCGGCACCAAAGAAGTTTCCAAAACATTTCTTAAACCCCGTGCACCGGTCTTCTTAGAGTGAGCAATTTTTACCACTTCTCGTAAAGCATCACGGGCAAATGTAAGCCGTACCCCTTCAATGGAAAAGAGCTTCTGGTACTGCTTGGTAAGGGCATTCTTCGGTTCTGTGAGTATTTTAAGAAGCGCGTCTTCATCTAACTCATCGAGTCCAAGCACTGCAGGTATACGCCCTACAACCTCTGGTATAAGACCGAAACGAATCAGATCATCCGGCTCAACCAACTGAAGCATCTCCCCTACGGTCGCCTCTTTCTTCTTTTGAACATCTACATTGAATCCCATACGGCTTTTACCAATCCTAGATTCAATGATGTTCTCTAACCCTTCAAATGCTCCACCGCAGATAAAAAGTATATCTCTGGTATTGATCTGAATAAGATTTTGCTCAGGATGCTTTCTGCCCCCCTTAGGCGGAATACTTGCAACCGTTCCCTCCAAAATCTTTAGCATCGCCTGCTGCACTCCCTCACCCGAGACATCTCTGGTTATGGAAGGATTGGCCGATTTTCTGCTAATCTTGTCAAACTCATCGATATAGATAATTCCTCTTTCGGCCTTGGCAACATCGTAATTTGCAGCCTGAAGTAACCGAACCAGCATATTCTCCACATCTTCACCCACATAGCCTGCTTCAGTGAAAATAGTGGCATCCACAATTGTAAACGGCACTTTCATCAGCTGCGCCAGAGTCTGTGCGATCAGTGTCTTTCCGGTACCGGTTGGTCCAACCAAAAGCATGTTGGACTTCTCAATCTCAATACCGTCTGAATCCTTCTGAGATCGTGACAGTACTCTTTTAAAGTGGTTGTAAGCTGCAACGCTAACACCCATCTTCACATTATCCTGCCCAATTACAAACTGATCTACATACTCTTTTATCTCTCTTGGAGTAGGAAGAGAGTCCAAACTCAGATCGCCTGAAACAGTTGATCGTTCCTCATCTAATATTTCGGTGCACATACCTACGCATTCGTTACAGATATGTACGGATGGTCCTGTGATAAGTTTGCTTACTTCGTCGGGTCCTTTACCACAGAATGAACACTTTATTCCCGGATATCGGGGTCTTGATGACATATACTACTATTCCCTTGCTGTCAAAATTTCATCAACCAGCCCGTACTCTTTTGCTTCCTGGGCTGACATATAGAAGTTCCGGTCAGTATCCCGAGCGATTACTTCCATATCCTGACCGGAGTGTTTTTGGATTATATCGGTAAGTGTCTTTTTAACACGCACGATCTCTTTTGCATGAATGGCAATATCGGATGCCTGTCCGCCAGCTCCACCGATAGGCTGGTGCAACATGATTCTGGAATGAGGCAGTGCAAACCGCTTCCCCTTGGTTCCAGCAGCGAGTAAAACAGCTCCCATGCTCGCAGCCTGTCCAATGCATATGGTCGAAACATCAGGCCGTATATACTGGATAGTATCGTAAATCGCCAGTCCGGATGAAACAACACCACCGGGAGAATTTATGTAAATAGTGATATCTTTTTCCGGATCTTCATATTCCAGAAATATAAGCTGGGCCATAACCAGATCCGCAGTGGTGTCTTCTATCTCTGAACCCAAGAAAATAATACGCTCCTTCAAAAGCCTGGAATAGATATCATAGGAGCGCTCTCCTCTACCTGTCTGCTCGATAACCATTGGTACTAGTGGCATATTTGTTTTCCTTTCAGATGTTAGTGCAGACCCCTGCTTTTATTGTCGTGTTTTATTTCAAATTGCAGTGGTGCAAAGGTGGGCGCGGGAAAGACCCGGTTTTTCACCCAGATACAGAATAACCGGCCACCTTGAAAAGAGAGACCGGTTATCTGGTAATATAAAAAATTGTTCTCAGCAAAAGAGGAAACTATTTGCTCTCCTTCTCCTCTTCACTCTCACCGATCAGAAAATCCAAAGTCTTCTTCTCCCTCAGATCAGCTCTGATCCTGTTGGTAGTTCCGTTCTTTCGAAGCGTTTGCTTTAATGTATCAAAGTCCTGATTATACATGGTAGCAAGACGCTTAATTTCCTGATCGACCTCTTCCTGAGTAGCCTTAACCTTCTCTTTATCAGCGATAAAATCGATAATTCTTTGCCTCTTTATTGAGTTTATTGCAGTCTCATGATACTGCTCTGCAATCTGCTCTTTAGAGGGCATGGGCTCATCACCCCGGCGATATCTCTGCGACTCTTCATACATATAATTAACAAAAGCATCTATTCTTGCAGGCGGGACCTCAAACGGGTTTTCTTTAATAAGCGTGCCAATAGCCTCATCAATTGCCTTATTTCTTGCCTGCTCTTTTGCCTGGCTCTCCATATCCTGCTTTATGCGTTCCCGTAAAGCAGCTTCATTTTCAAAGTCGCCCAGACTCTTTAGAAACTTTTCATCGATTTCGGGAACTTTTTTCTCCTGCACTGCCTTAATCTCGATAGTGAATTCGCCTTTTTTACCTGCAGCGGCTTTTTCTTCGTAATCTTCCGGGAAATTAACCGTGACATCAACCACATCACCGGCAGAATGGCCCGTAAGCGCTTTGTCGAAATCCTTAAGCTGCGATTTTCCACCAAGCTCAACAGGATACTCAGGGTTCTTTACCCCCTCCTGCTCTTCACCATCTATGAGCACCTTGCGATATTCAAAGCGAATGTGATCACCCTTCTTTGCCGGCCGATCGACATCTTCGAATTCAGCAAAACGGTTTTTAAGGTCCTCAACTGCCTGATCGATATCACTGTCTTTAATCTTTGGAGTCTTAACCTTAACCTTTAGCTTATCGTAACCCTTTATCTCTATAGGAGGATCAACCTGTGTTTCTATTGTAAGCTTTAAAGGCTTTCCCTCTTTATCTTCCACATCGCTTACACTTGCAGGTGATACAGGAACGATTTCATTCTCTGAACAGGCATCTTTGTATGACTTTTGAACCAACTCATCAACTACTTCGGCTCTGATTTCTGCACCAAAGCGCTGCTTAACCAAATTGGCCGGAACTTTTCCCTGCCTGAAACCCGGCAGCTTTATTTCACGTCTATACTTATTAAGTTTCTGATCGAATGCTTCCTGCACCTGCTGCTCAGGTATCTCGATCTCTATTGTGCGCTTCCAGGACGCTGGTTCGGAAACTGTTGCTTTCAACGGACAGGTCTCCTCCTGAGTATAATGTTTTTAAGTAAGAATCAAAAAGTTGGAAATACGAGGAGGGGGGATCGAACCCCCACAGGTCTCCCTACCAGATCCTAAGTCTGGCGCGTCTACCAATTCCGCCATCCTCGCGTATTCACCATATTTTCGGTGCAAGCGTTACAAAATAAGTAATTGAGCATTAAATATCAATCATCCTCTTAAATTATGCCCATCTTTTTTCCTCTTCACCATATACTATCTTTAAAACCGTACTACACCAGGTACACTTTTTTCACCTATTCCAAAGAACTATCTATGCACAAAAAACCAATCAAAAATAGAGCCAAAAGTGAGCGCCCCAAAAAATTTAACAAGCAAAACAGCTGCTCCCGCTGTTTCAGAGAACACCCCTACTGCATTTGTGACCATGTAACAACTCACAACAACAACACCTCTATCCTTATATTGCAGCACCCACAGGAACAATTTAAAATCTTAAACTCAGCCCCGCTCGCACACCTGACCCTCTCAAACAGCACCCTAAAAACCGGTCTCTCCTGGCCAAACCTTAAAGCTGTAACATCCAGTGATCAAAACCCCTCAGAGTGGGCCATCCTCTATCTAAAAAGTGAAAACGACACCTCCTCTGAACCAATTACTCTCAGAAACAGAAAATCTCAACTCTTAACCGACACCTCTGTTATAAAGGGGATTATCGCTATCGACGGATCATGGAAACAAGCCAAAACACTCTGGTGGAGAAACCCGTGGTTTCTGCGCCTTAAAAGAATCACCATTAACCCCAATCACCCCTCTTTAAGAAAACAGGTCAAATCAGCAGGACTATCAACCATTGAAGCCATTGCTGCTGCACTGGAAAATCTAGATGAAGAGCCAACCATTGCCGCCTCTCTACGAGAACAGTACCGATCCCTTATTATCGATCCCGCAAAAACCTTATCTAACCCAAACCACCCGGCCCCCAAACAGTAAAATAACCCACCTGCCACCCATAAATCACCTCCGGGGAAGAACCAAAAACACTCTTCAGCAACAAAAACCATTTGCTATCAGCCCCAACAGTGTTTTATAATTACTGTAATGAATGAAGAAATACTTAAACAGTTCCGGCCCAGAATGGGGCGCATGCTAAAGCTCTTCAGGGAGAAAAACAACCGCAGCCAGGGCGATGTCGCTGCGCAGGCCGGCATTTCAACCAGTATGCTCAGCCAAATTGAGCGGGGAATCGTATCGCCCTCCATCGATACACTGGTACTGGTGTGCCACTCCCTTGGACTCGATCCTTCTGAGCTTTTCAGAGGCCTAAACAGCAAAGAGCCGGTAAACATCCACCGCCCCAAAGAGCGGTTGAGCATAGAACAGCACGGAATACGCTACGAGCAGCTCATCACCAGCTCAAACGGCGCATTTCAGTCTGAGCTTTTCTTGCTGGAAGCAGCTCCCGGAGCCTCCTCCACCCTCAGTGAAAATGGGCACGAAGGTGTAGAGATGGGCTATGTGCTTGAGGGCAGTGCGTTTTTGGAAATCGGTGAAGAGCAGCACCAAATAAAACAGGGGGACAGCATCTCCTTTTTATCCTATCTCCCTCACATTTTACACAACAAAGCAAAACAGTGGTTTAGGGCGGTGTGGAGCATATCACCCCCGCACGTAGACTATTTCAATGATAATTCAGAGTTGATCTCAACATAATTGTTTTAGCGAAAGGGCTTTTATGGGTAAAACGATTGCCGAAAAGATTTTTGATGCTCACCTTGTGGATGAGCCGTTTAAAGGGACACATGTACTGTCACTTGATGTGGTCATGTGCCATGAGATTACAACTCCTGTGGCCATAGCCGATCTTAAGTGGCGTAAAAAGGACCGCATTTTCGATCCCACCAAAATAAAGGCGGTGATCGATCACGTTACCCCGTCCAAAGACTCAAAAAGTGCTACTCAGGCCAAAATTATCCGTGAATGGGCTCAGCAGCACGGTATTAAGGACTTTTTCGATGTGGGAGCAAATGGTGTGTGCCATGCGCTGTTTCCGGAAAAAGGCTTTATACGCCCCGGTTACACCGTAATAATGGGTGATAGCCATACCTGCACTCATGGAGCGTTTGGGGCTTTTGCAGCCGGTGTTGGCACTACCGATCTTGAAGTAGGGATACTTAAAGGAGTATGCGCATTCAGACCACCCAAAAGTATAAAGGTAGAGATCAGTGGCGAAATGCAAAAAGGGGTATTTGCCAAGGATGTGATTCTTGAAGTAATACGCACTCTCACGGTTAATGGTGCCACCGACCACGTCATAGAGTTTTGCGGTTCACTGGTTGAAACAATGAACATGGAAGAGCGCATGACTCTCTGCAACATGGCTATTGAAGCCGGCGGTACATCGGGTCAGTGTATGCCCGACAGAGTAACCGCTGAATACCTGTGGCCCTTTATAACTTCGGACTATAATAATGATTTTGAAGCTGCGGTTGAAGACTTCAAAAAGTGGCATTCCGATCCTGATGCACAGTATGCAAAAACGTTAACCATTGATGTTACCGATCTTAAACCGGTGGCAACTGTAGGTTTCAAGCCCGACCAGGTAAAAGCACTGGCAGATCTTGAAGATACCACAATCGATCAGGTTTACATCGGTAGCTGCACTAACGGAAGAATATCGGATCTGCGCATAGCAGCAGAAGTGACCAAAGGTAAAAAACTTGCCCCGGGAGTACGAGGAATAGTCAGCCCTGCCACCCCCGAAATTTATCGTCAGGCAATGAAAGAAGGTCTTCTGGATATATTTATGGATGCAGGATACTGCATCGCCAACCCTACCTGTGGTGCATGCTTAGGTATGTCAACAGGTGTTTTGGCTGAAGGCGAAGTGTGTGTGTCTACTACTAACCGTAACTTTAACGGACGCATGGGTAAAGGTGGAATGGTTCATCTTGCAAGTCCTGCCAGTGCAGCGGCAAGCGGAATAACCGGCCATCTGACAGATCCTGTTCAATACATGGGATAGTTGTAGCCGATTTCGCTGTACTCTTTTTTACCAGAAGCTTTAATCAAAAGCCCAAAAGAAAGGCATAGATATGAAACAATTTGGCGGACCAGTTCTTTTTCTCGATAGATCGGACATCAATACAGATGAAATTATTCCTGCAAAGTACCTTACAGAGGTAAAGAAGGAAGCACTTGCCCCCTACCTTTTGGAAGACCTTAACCTTGAGGGGTTCGATCCTGCAGGTGAGTGGCGGGGAAAGGCACGTGTGGTTTTAACCCGCGACAACTTTGGTTGCGGCTCTTCCCGGGAGCACGCACCATGGGCACTTGAAGTCAATGATATTACCTGTGTAATAGCTTCAAGCTATGCCCGCATTTTCAGACAAAATATGTTCAATGGTGGAATGCTCGCCATCGAACTCCCCGCAGAAAAAGTTGAAGAGATCTTTGCTCTTAAAGACAAGGGTGAAGTTATCTGTGATGTGGATGTTGAGGGTAAGAAACTTACTTTCTCATTTAAGGATGGCAAAAAAGAGATCGATTTCTCACTCTCTCAGTTTGATGAAGCACTGGTGAAATCTGGTGGATGGGTAGAGTTCGCTGATAACAAATATTAAAAGCTACACATTTTAACGGTGTCAGGTATCTTTCCTGCACCGTTTTTTATTCAATGATTGTTTGATTATGATCTAAAACTCTGATTTACGCGAAAACAGAAGCATTCCCCTTGGCTTACTTCGCGACCCGGTGAAAATCTCCTCCAAACCCCTACCCTCCCCACCTGAACGAACCTCTATTTACAGAGCCTTCAGGTATCGGAAGAGTTACTGCGCAATGTAAAATAGAAGGTAGCCCCCTGCGCCTTTTTCCCCTCTGCCCAAACATCACCCCCATGACGACTTACCACTCTTTTTACAATAGACAGACCTATTCCGGTTCCTCCAAACTCCCTCTGAGCGTGTACGCGAGTGAACGGTTCAAATATTCTTTTCGAGAATTGACCCTCAAAACCAGCACCATTATCCCTTATATAGTATACTTTAGCATCATTTTCTGTCGTGCCAAACTCTATTCTGGAAAGTTCTTTTTTCGCTGTAAATTTCCAGGCATTACGAAGCAGATTTTCCAGTGCCACATAGAGTAACCGGGGATCTGCCTGAACCCAGACATTTTTTTCTATAAGGAATTCGGTTTTTCGCTCCTGATCTAAGCTCCTTAATTCCTCGAGAATAGCAGTCACTATTTCGCTAACATTAAGCTTTTCAATTCGCAATTCCTGTCTGCCTATGCGTGATAAGTTAAGCATATCACTAATCAGAAGCTGCATCTTTTTTACGCTTTCTTCTATTCTATGAAGCAGATCCCTCCCCTCTTCATCAAGAACCTCCGCATAATCTTCCATTAGAATAGCTGAAAAGCTGCCTATAACACTCAAAGGGTTACGAAGGTCATGAGAAACAGAATAGGAGAATGACTCGAGGTCATTGTTTGCTGCTGCAAGTTCGTGCGTTCGCCGCTGAATCTGATCCTCATATTTCTTTCGCTCCGAAATATCATTAAACAGCAAAGCCACCTTTCCTTCATCAGGCCTGCCCACCCGAAACGCCTCTACTTCAAACCATCGCCCCATTGCCTTTGATCCCTGAATAAACCTCTGCCTTTCCCCGGTTTGTGCAACCTTTCCATAAACTTTCGGCCATACCTTTTCCAGGTGTGGCACCATATCACGAGCCCGTTTACCCGCCGCATTTACCAACCCCGTATGACGTTCAAAAGCCGGGTTGGTTTCCAGAAAGATATAATCGACCCCTTCGCCCCGTTCATCAAAGACCATCTTAAGTATACAAAACCCTTCATCTATTGTAGTGAAAAGGGTTTTATACCGCTCCTCTTTTACACGGATCTCCTCAGCAGCCCTTTTTCTCTCTGTAAGGTCGAGCATAGAGCCAATCATTCTGTATGCTCTGCCATCCTTATCTCTGGCAATATACCCCCTGTCCAGATACAAACGATACGGCCCACCAAACGGGCCAAAGCCATATTCACTTGTCCAAAACCTCTCCCCTTCGGCTATGACTTTACGTATACTACCAACTACCCGTTCTCTGTTCTGTGGATCTATGTGGTCATACCAACTTTTAGCCGTTGGAGCCATCTCGTTTCGCTTTTTCCCCAGGGCTTCTTCAACCCGCTCATTCCAGTAAAAATAATCGGTGATCAAATCCCAGTCCCAGATGATATCATTGGTTGCAAGATTTACCAGTTGATACCGCTCCTTTATCTCCCTGAGATCACGTTCCGCTCTCTTTCGCTCCCTGATATCAACACCCACTCCCACATACCTACCGTCCGGAAGCGCGATATTTGCCCAGGAAGACTCTATTACCTCCCCGTCCTTTGACACCATAGCATAATCACTGAATTCAGGCTTTGGTGAGCACATTATTTTCTGCACCCGTTTTCTGTATTCCGGATCGGGATAGATAAGCTCAAACAGATCGCTCTT
Encoded here:
- a CDS encoding PAS domain S-box protein, with translation MADPGRIESLYFDRGSIDALWEPLLILDENFQVQIANTSFLTTFKLSRAAVEEKSLFDIGLGQWCTPDLVKNLRLMVKEQLALKDLRIRHHFPMIGERVIGVNAQIMKKGGASKQYLMLSMRDVTKEPQEPRQSELLFRKFVEEIHSIIISFDRSGCITYFNNFSETLFGYSREEVVGKPFVGTIIPTIDSNGRDNSKVCEQMFHEPEKYYAYESEGVRKDGSRLSITWNSRALRDCSGRVIEIIIDGNDITALKRERKEAEENASILKAVLEFIPDGIMVIDSQRVVKRASKKMGELLNVPVEQIVDTSDAGRLEAFNITWPDGGHLSGGQELPLVKSVTTGQSYTDYELVFKTNGKQKYLSVNSAAIKNSAGDIVGAVGVWHDQTGQKRLMKEYDRQRFFLQTLIDSIPVMITVYDPSAKQFTVNKTFERITGWTQQQVRKSDLFELIYPDPEYRKRVQKIMCSPKPEFSDYAMVSKDGEVIESSWANIALPDGRYVGVGVDIRERKRAERDLREIKERYQLVNLATNDIIWDWDLITDYFYWNERVEEALGKKRNEMAPTAKSWYDHIDPQNRERVVGSIRKVIAEGERFWTSEYGFGPFGGPYRLYLDRGYIARDKDGRAYRMIGSMLDLTERKRAAEEIRVKEERYKTLFTTIDEGFCILKMVFDERGEGVDYIFLETNPAFERHTGLVNAAGKRARDMVPHLEKVWPKVYGKVAQTGERQRFIQGSKAMGRWFEVEAFRVGRPDEGKVALLFNDISERKKYEDQIQRRTHELAAANNDLESFSYSVSHDLRNPLSVIGSFSAILMEDYAEVLDEEGRDLLHRIEESVKKMQLLISDMLNLSRIGRQELRIEKLNVSEIVTAILEELRSLDQERKTEFLIEKNVWVQADPRLLYVALENLLRNAWKFTAKKELSRIEFGTTENDAKVYYIRDNGAGFEGQFSKRIFEPFTRVHAQREFGGTGIGLSIVKRVVSRHGGDVWAEGKKAQGATFYFTLRSNSSDT